The Corynebacterium marinum DSM 44953 genome contains the following window.
GGAGAAGTTCGACTACTCCAAGGGCTACAAATTCTCCACCTACGCGACCTGGTGGATCCGTCAGGCCATCACCCGCGCCATGGCCGACCAGGCCCGCACCATCCGCATCCCGGTGCACATGGTGGAGGTCATCAACAAGCTGGGCCGCATTCAGCGCGAGCTCCTCCAGGACCTCGGGCGCGAGCCCACCCCGCTGGAGCTGGCCAAGGAGATGGACATCACCGAGGAGAAGGTCCTCGAGATTCAGCAGTACGCCCGCGAGCCGATCTCCCTCGACCAGACCATCGGCGATGAGGGCGACTCCCAGCTGGGTGACTTCATTGAGGATTCCGAGGCCGTCGTCGCCGTCGACGCCGTCTCCTTCACCCTCCTCCAGGACCAGCTGCAGGATGTCCTGCAGACCCTCTCCGAGCGTGAGGCCGGCGTCGTCCGACTGCGTTTCGGCCTGACCGACGGCATGCCGCGCACGCTCGACGAGATCGGCCAGGTCTACGGCGTGACCCGCGAACGCATCCGCCAGATCGAGTCCAAAACGATGTCCAAGCTGCGCCACCCGTCGCGCTCGCAGGTGCTGCGCGACTACCTGGACTAGTCCCCGCTTCTCGACACCCCCTCCGGCCCGGCTCCCTCCCCAGGGATCCGGGCCGTTCGGCGTCGGGAAGCGCAGCGGATACGGCTCAGGCGGGCAGCTGCTTCGGCTGGTACCGCACGGGCAACCCTTCCCGCCCGTAGGACAGTCGGCGGTGCGCCCACTCGACCGGCCCCGGCCACCCGAGCAGGTCCCACACCGACGCCCAGGCCAGCGTGAGCAGCCAGACCCCGAAGGCGACGCCCATCTGCCCCAGGATCCCGGCGTTCGGACCGAGATGCAGGGTGAAGGGTTGGGTAATCAGAATGAAGAGCACCGACTGCAGGATGTAACCGCTCATGGAACGCCGGCCCAACGCCACGAAGGGACGGACGAACGGGCTCAGCGACTCCTCGGTGCCCCGGAAGACAAGCGCGATGAAGGCCAGGATGCCGGGCCCGGTGAGCATGCCGACACCGGAGTTGAAGACGCTGAGCGGGAGTTCCCACTCAGGGGGGAGCACGCCGAGGGCCGCTAGTCCCCACGGGAGGCCGACCAGGAGGATCACGGCCCCGGCTACCGCGACCCAGGCGCGCAGGAGGGTGAGGTGGGACGCGGTGTCGACAAGCACACCCCGGCGGGCCCACACGAACCCGATGATCATCAGGGGCAGCAGCGAGAACGCCGTCACAGGCAGGTTGGCGAGGGTGATGCCGAGAAACAGGCCGTTGTCCGCGACATACCCGAGGTAGGACTCGGCGCCGCCGATGCCGATGAGGCTCCCGTCGCCGGCCGTGAACTCCGGGAAGTAGAGCGAGAGGACGGCCATCGCCGTGGCGAAGACGATGGAGAGGCCGAGCAGAATCCAGGCGATGACCATGAGGGTGCGGTCGCGCAACGAGATCATCGCGATGAGGATCAGCGCGGTCACCGCGTACTGCAGGATGATGTCGCCGAAGAAGAGCAACACCAGGTGCAGGACGCCGACCACGGCCAGCAGCAGGTAGCGGCGCCACAGCAGAAGACGCGCCTGCTTCAGCGGGAAGCCGCGCCGCCAGAGGCTCATCGTGATGAGGCCGACGCCGAAACCGAGGAGCGTGGTGAACATCGGCAAGCCCCGCACGTGGACGAACATGGCGTGGAAGAGCACCGCCAGGTTCTCCAGCCAGGAGCCGGGGCTGCGGACGCCGCCGAAGTCGACGGCGTAGTCGGCGTTCAGCGCGAAAGCCCAGGCGGTGGGGAGGTTCGCCAGGGCAATGCCCAGCAGCGCCACTCCCCTTGCGACGTCGGGAGCGATGTAGCGGGTGGTCTGGGGCCGGTAGTCGTGTCTCGGGAGTGCCACCGCCATCAATTGGTCATCTCGTTGAGGGCGTCCTCGACACAGATCCGCTGCGCATCCGGGTCGGTGATGTTCATGCATTCGCCGATGCCGCTCTCGGACACCAGCACGGAGACGACGACCCAGAAGACGATCGACAGGATGACGCCGACCGCGGCCAGGATCAGGCCTGTGACGGACATGGCCGTGCGGCGGCCAGCGGCGCCGAGCCGCCGGCCGCGGACGATGGCGACGACCGCGACGATGATGCCGATGGCGCCGGGGATGAACGCGAAACCCGAGAGGAAGATGCTCACGCCCATGATGAGGGCGAGAATGCCCAGGCCCAGGGCCCAGGGGGCGACGCGGTTGCGTTCCTCGGCCATGGCCCACGTGGAGTCGGCGCCCGCGTAGCCGGTCGTCCCGGTGTAGGCGTGGGGGGTGGCGTCGCGGGAGTCGTAGGAGCCGTAGGACGGCGTCTGACCGGCCGCCGGTTCCGGGGAACTCGCGGGGTACCGGTAGGCGCCGTAATCGGGCTCTTGCGGATCATTCGGGGTGGTCATGGCGATTCGCCTTTCAGTGCCGGGGAACTGTTTCCCCAACACTAACCGCCCTGCCCCCGGTTGCCCGGCCATTGGCGGGAATCAGGGGACCCCCCGCCCGCTCCAGCTACCAGCGGCGCAGGTAGGCGATGCGGTCGCGGAGTTCCTCCGCGCTGCACAGGGCAGTGGGCGGGCCGCCGCAGGCGTTGCGCGCCTCGGTGTGGATCGCTCCGTGGGGGCGGCCCGTCCGGCCGGCGGTGATGGAGACGATTGCGTTGAGTTCCTTGCGCAGCTGCGGGATCTCGTTGCTGGCCACCCGATCGGCCGCGGCGCGGTTGCCGGCGGTGTGGCGCGCCTTTTCGTTGGCGGCCTCAATCTCGCGGCGCCGCTCCTCTGCCGCGTCCCGGGCGTCCAGCTGCTCCGCCTGGCGCTGGCGCAGGAGGGCCTTCATCTGGTCCGCGTCGAGGAGCCCCGGCAGGCCGAGGTAGTCGGCTTCCTCGTCGGATCCCGCGAAAGTGGAAGTGCCGTAGGTGGAACCGTCGTAGATCAGCGAATCGAGTTCGGCGTCCGCGCCGAGCGATTCGTAGGCGGGTTCCTCCTCCTTCTCGTTCTCTTCGCGGTTGGCTTCCGCCAGCGCCTCGTCGTCCCAGCCCTCCTTGGGGCGGTCGGGTTTGCCCAGAACGTGGTCGCGCGAGGTTTCCAGCTTCTCTGCCAGTTCCAGCAGGACCGGTACGGAGGGCAGGAACACCGAGGCGGTCTCGCCGGGCATGCGGGAGCGCACGAAACGGCCGATCGCCTGGGCGAAGAACAGCGGTGTGGAGGCCGAGGTGGCGTACACGCCGACGGCCAGTCGCGGGACGTCCACGCCCTCGGAGACCATGCGGACGGCGACCATCCATTCGTCGGTCGAGGCCGAGAACTCCTCGATGCGCGCGGAGGAGCCGGGCTCATCGGACAGGATGACGGCGACGGGCGTGGCGGACAGCTGCTCGAGGATCCGCGCGTAGGCGCGGGCCGTCTTGGTGTCGGTGGCGATGACCAGGCCACCGGCGTCGGGCATGTTCTTGCGCAGCTGCTGCAGGCGGGTGTGAGCGGCCTGCAGGACCGCCGGGATCCAGTCGCCGCGGGGGTCGAGGGCTGTCTTCCAGGCCCGTGCCGTCTGCTCCGCGTTGAGTGGTTCGCCGAGCCGGGCCGCGTACTCCTCGCCGGCAGAGGTCCGCCAGCGGGCCTCGCCGGAATAGGCGAGGAATACGACGGGGCGCACGACGCCGTCGGCCAGCGCGTCGGAGTAGCCGTAGGTGTGGTCGGCGCGGGAGACCAGGTGCCCCTCGCCGTCCTCCTCGTAACGCACGAACGGGATCTGGGAGTCGTCCGAGCGGAAGGGCGTGCCGGTCAGCGACAGGCGGTGCTCGGCGTCGGTGTACGCCTCCCGGATGCCGTCGCCCCAGCTCTTGGCGTCGCCGCCGTGGTGGATCTCGTCGAGGACCACCAGTGAACGCTTCGCCGTGGTCACCGCGTGATGCTTGTAGGGGTGCATGGACACCTGCGCGTAGGTGACCACCACACCGTCATAGGCGGGGTTGACCACGGAAGCGTTGCTGAAGTGCGGGTCGAGCGCCAGCCCCACCTGCGCGGCCGCCTGGGACCACTGGTTCTTCAGGTGCTCGGTCGGTACGACCACGATGATGCGGTCCACCACGCGCGACGCCTTCAACTCGGTGGCCACGCGCAGCGCGAAGGTGGTCTTGCCGGCGCCCGGGGTCGCGACCGCCAGGAAATCCTTGGGTTTGTGGAGCAGGAACTTAGTCAGCGCCGACCGCTGCCAGGCGCGGAGCTGCCCCTTGCCTCCCGCGCTCACTTGCGACGCAGGCCCTTGTAGATCCGCTCGCAGTCGGGGCAGACCGGCGACCCCGGCTTGGCCTGCTTGGTCACCGGGAAGGTTTCGCCGCACAGGGCGACCACCATGTTGCCGCTCACTGCGGACTCCACGATCCGGTTCTTCTTGACGTAATGGAAGAACTTCGGGGTGCCGTCGTCGAGTTCTGTGTCTTCCCTGATGTCGGTGCGTTCAATGGTCTTGGTACTGGTTCTCACCTGACCCATCATGCCCCACCCCGACCGAAAAAGGCACACAGGGCTATCTTGATCTGTATGGATCAGGATCCTTTCGACACCGTCGACGACCCCAGCGCCGACGCCGGCGACGGTGACGCGTCACGGGCCGGCCGGAGGTTCCGGCTCCGCCGCCGCGCGGAGCTGATCACCGACGCCCGCCGCTCCCCCGCCGAGGACCTTCGCCGCCGCGAGCGCATCTACGCGTGGCTGCAGGCCGCCCGCCTGCCGGCGCTCCTCCTCAGCGCGGGCAGCTACCTGTGGCTGGGCGACTGGTTCCTGTCCGGGCTGTTGTTCATCATCTCCATCCCGCTGCCGTGGATCGCGGTGGTCATCGCCAACGGCAAGGGCGAGGTCCGGGACAAGCGGACGCGCAACGTGTACAAACCGCAGGCGGCCAGGGAGTACAACGCGCACCTCGCCGCGGAGGCGGCCCGGCGCGCGCAGCTCGGACAGGCGGAACATCCGGAACTCCCTCCCGCCGACCCCTCCCATCCGGCCGCGGACGAACACGAGATCATCGACCACACCGACGAGCCCGACCTCCCCGACGAAACCCATAAGGACGACAAGTGACCCGCTCCCCCCTGACTCTCCTCGCCCCGGAGCTGACCGCGTTCTTCGATGCCGCCGGTTTCACCGCCGGCGGTATTGCCGGGCACCTGGGTCCCGACCACACCGAGGCGATGCACCGCGGCGAACCCGCGGCGGTGCGTTACGCGACTGACGACGGTTCGACCCTCTCCCGGCTCATCCGGGTGTTCATTCTCCGCGACGCCCTCCCCGCGACCGAACTCGCCGACCTGGTGGGCGCCTCCCTGGCGACGCGGCTGCTGGATTCGGGGGCGGCCGCGGCCGACCGGAACGGGACGGTGCGGATGGTGCTCGACGTCCGCCCGCACATCATCGTGGGGGCGGACAGGTGGGTGTTCTCCGACGCCGACGCCTCGATGACCCGGCACGTCCCCGGCCCCGACCACGTCCTCGGGGTGGGTGCGGCCAGTCTGTCGCTGCTGCAGTCCACCCCGGTGACCCCGGTGGGCAGCGTGCTGGATCTGGGGACGGGGTCCGGCGTCCAGGCGCTGGGCCAGTTCGGTCTCGCCGAGTCGATCACCGCCACCGACGTCCATCCCCGGGCGCTGGATCTGGCAGAGGCCACCTTCGCCGGCGCCGGCGCACCGGTGGAGCTGCTCGAGGGTCCGTGGTTCGAGCCCGTCGCCGGCCGCACTTTCGACCGGATCGTGGCCAACCCGCCGTTCGTGGTGGGGCTGCCGGAGGTGGGCCATGTCTACCGCGACTCGGGTCTCAACCTCGACGGCGCCTCGGAGCTGGTGATTTCCCGGGCCCCCGCGCATCTCGCGCCGGGCGGCACCGCGCACCTGCTCGCCGCGTGGGTGCACACCCCGGAACAGTCCTGGGCTCAACGGGTGGCCTCCTGGCTACCGGACCGGGGCGTGGCGGCATGGGTCATCGAGCGCGACGTCGCCGATCC
Protein-coding sequences here:
- a CDS encoding DUF418 domain-containing protein yields the protein MALPRHDYRPQTTRYIAPDVARGVALLGIALANLPTAWAFALNADYAVDFGGVRSPGSWLENLAVLFHAMFVHVRGLPMFTTLLGFGVGLITMSLWRRGFPLKQARLLLWRRYLLLAVVGVLHLVLLFFGDIILQYAVTALILIAMISLRDRTLMVIAWILLGLSIVFATAMAVLSLYFPEFTAGDGSLIGIGGAESYLGYVADNGLFLGITLANLPVTAFSLLPLMIIGFVWARRGVLVDTASHLTLLRAWVAVAGAVILLVGLPWGLAALGVLPPEWELPLSVFNSGVGMLTGPGILAFIALVFRGTEESLSPFVRPFVALGRRSMSGYILQSVLFILITQPFTLHLGPNAGILGQMGVAFGVWLLTLAWASVWDLLGWPGPVEWAHRRLSYGREGLPVRYQPKQLPA
- a CDS encoding CD20-like domain-containing protein, whose protein sequence is MTTPNDPQEPDYGAYRYPASSPEPAAGQTPSYGSYDSRDATPHAYTGTTGYAGADSTWAMAEERNRVAPWALGLGILALIMGVSIFLSGFAFIPGAIGIIVAVVAIVRGRRLGAAGRRTAMSVTGLILAAVGVILSIVFWVVVSVLVSESGIGECMNITDPDAQRICVEDALNEMTN
- a CDS encoding DEAD/DEAH box helicase; protein product: MSAGGKGQLRAWQRSALTKFLLHKPKDFLAVATPGAGKTTFALRVATELKASRVVDRIIVVVPTEHLKNQWSQAAAQVGLALDPHFSNASVVNPAYDGVVVTYAQVSMHPYKHHAVTTAKRSLVVLDEIHHGGDAKSWGDGIREAYTDAEHRLSLTGTPFRSDDSQIPFVRYEEDGEGHLVSRADHTYGYSDALADGVVRPVVFLAYSGEARWRTSAGEEYAARLGEPLNAEQTARAWKTALDPRGDWIPAVLQAAHTRLQQLRKNMPDAGGLVIATDTKTARAYARILEQLSATPVAVILSDEPGSSARIEEFSASTDEWMVAVRMVSEGVDVPRLAVGVYATSASTPLFFAQAIGRFVRSRMPGETASVFLPSVPVLLELAEKLETSRDHVLGKPDRPKEGWDDEALAEANREENEKEEEPAYESLGADAELDSLIYDGSTYGTSTFAGSDEEADYLGLPGLLDADQMKALLRQRQAEQLDARDAAEERRREIEAANEKARHTAGNRAAADRVASNEIPQLRKELNAIVSITAGRTGRPHGAIHTEARNACGGPPTALCSAEELRDRIAYLRRW
- a CDS encoding DUF3039 domain-containing protein; its protein translation is MMGQVRTSTKTIERTDIREDTELDDGTPKFFHYVKKNRIVESAVSGNMVVALCGETFPVTKQAKPGSPVCPDCERIYKGLRRK
- a CDS encoding DUF3099 domain-containing protein; protein product: MDQDPFDTVDDPSADAGDGDASRAGRRFRLRRRAELITDARRSPAEDLRRRERIYAWLQAARLPALLLSAGSYLWLGDWFLSGLLFIISIPLPWIAVVIANGKGEVRDKRTRNVYKPQAAREYNAHLAAEAARRAQLGQAEHPELPPADPSHPAADEHEIIDHTDEPDLPDETHKDDK
- a CDS encoding DUF7059 domain-containing protein, coding for MTRSPLTLLAPELTAFFDAAGFTAGGIAGHLGPDHTEAMHRGEPAAVRYATDDGSTLSRLIRVFILRDALPATELADLVGASLATRLLDSGAAAADRNGTVRMVLDVRPHIIVGADRWVFSDADASMTRHVPGPDHVLGVGAASLSLLQSTPVTPVGSVLDLGTGSGVQALGQFGLAESITATDVHPRALDLAEATFAGAGAPVELLEGPWFEPVAGRTFDRIVANPPFVVGLPEVGHVYRDSGLNLDGASELVISRAPAHLAPGGTAHLLAAWVHTPEQSWAQRVASWLPDRGVAAWVIERDVADPAHYVGTWLKDESIDPRSPEGDARTGAWLEHFAEHGVSGIGFGFVAIRNIGDEPSDVLAESMPQSFTDPLGPEVEEYFTRTAWLRGRGAQELADATFLTRPGLARETIAVADKEAGVGFAPAALRLTRTDGPRWSHDVDEHLAAIVAGLHPQGLSFGETVGLYALANGLDEEELVRAAVPALVDLVRHGLVLPAELAEAAE